One stretch of Ornithinimicrobium ciconiae DNA includes these proteins:
- a CDS encoding DUF3027 domain-containing protein — protein sequence MAAPKRDAVLAAAEDLAREAAVAIAEPGTVGEHVGFVMDEDRVGTHYFDCTALAYPGWRWAITFTRPPRGRTPLLSETHLVAGEEALLSPPWVPYAERLAPGDVGPGDITPKIDEDPLLVAGFEATGEEDVDQVGFFELGLGRPRVLSAEGRDAAAQRWYDGEHGPTAQTARKAPSPCSTCGYFVPMAGALRSVFGVCANEWSPSDGGVVSLDHGCGAHSEVDIERPDPEVIEPPVLDDNVLEIVES from the coding sequence ATGGCAGCCCCCAAGCGGGACGCGGTCCTGGCCGCGGCTGAGGACCTCGCGCGCGAGGCCGCCGTGGCCATCGCGGAGCCGGGCACGGTGGGTGAGCACGTCGGCTTCGTCATGGACGAGGACCGGGTGGGCACCCACTACTTCGACTGCACCGCCCTGGCTTATCCCGGCTGGCGGTGGGCGATCACCTTCACCAGGCCCCCACGCGGTCGCACCCCGCTGCTGAGCGAGACGCACCTGGTCGCGGGGGAGGAGGCACTGCTGTCCCCGCCCTGGGTGCCGTATGCCGAGCGCCTCGCCCCCGGCGATGTCGGCCCCGGCGACATCACCCCCAAGATCGACGAGGACCCCCTGCTCGTGGCAGGTTTCGAGGCCACGGGCGAGGAGGACGTCGACCAGGTCGGGTTCTTCGAGCTTGGCCTGGGACGTCCGCGTGTGCTGTCGGCCGAGGGGCGGGATGCCGCAGCCCAGCGCTGGTATGACGGCGAGCACGGACCCACCGCTCAGACGGCACGCAAGGCCCCCTCACCCTGCTCGACGTGCGGTTACTTCGTGCCGATGGCCGGAGCGCTGCGGTCGGTCTTCGGAGTGTGCGCCAACGAGTGGTCGCCGAGTGATGGCGGCGTCGTCAGCCTCGACCACGGCTGCGGCGCGCACAGCGAGGTCGACATCGAGCGGCCGGACCCGGAGGTCATCGAGCCGCCGGTGCTGGACGACAACGTCCTGGAGATCGTCGAGTCCTGA
- a CDS encoding DUF2530 domain-containing protein — MSHEAETPGSAKPYLPPHLSEQSPLPPIDPPVVTLRTIRLVRWGIALWALALVVLAFVPSLREGERDWWFWVPVAGIALGAIGHFYLARGRGNAADA; from the coding sequence ATGTCGCACGAGGCGGAGACTCCGGGCTCGGCAAAGCCCTATCTGCCACCCCATCTGTCGGAGCAGAGTCCACTACCACCGATCGACCCACCGGTGGTGACGCTGCGCACAATCCGTCTGGTGCGGTGGGGCATCGCGCTGTGGGCTCTCGCCCTGGTGGTCCTGGCGTTCGTGCCGTCCCTGCGCGAGGGGGAACGCGACTGGTGGTTCTGGGTTCCGGTCGCCGGGATCGCGCTCGGCGCGATCGGACACTTCTATCTCGCCCGCGGCCGCGGCAACGCCGCCGACGCCTGA
- a CDS encoding MFS transporter: MTGPELSSSGPSSTRPARYAVGMFGTSIPITMIKGSLILFYVDLLGMDVRVYGVVMIAYAIIDALDNPVLGFLSDRTRTRWGRRRPWLLVGAPVLAVGMIALFTVPESLDGTGLVVWFATFAILCEAADSMINANYGALLPELFPRERQRAVANALRQGFQLLALVVSLALTPWLTTSVFGTEHSTEGFTITAILYGVLACAVILYMALGIREDPRAAQASRSPFLATVRAILSNPRFWQIGVVSACYLSAMGLVLTGVQLYVRYSLGLPVAYALYLQGVVILATVGFLAVWARVVRRRGAPFTWRLALALLALGFVPLYFAHNLLTAILAGLCVGVGYGGMLASNDLIIARVLDEDTAVHGAHREGMFLAAFGFFGRLAGVISGVALASLGYLFGYYSGDDPGAQAGAAWRAYVCLYPMALAALGAGLSMFITVPANRRDLSPEAVAPSS; encoded by the coding sequence GTGACCGGACCGGAGCTCTCCAGCAGCGGCCCGTCCTCGACCCGCCCGGCGCGCTATGCCGTGGGCATGTTCGGGACCTCGATCCCGATCACCATGATCAAGGGATCGCTGATCCTCTTCTATGTCGATCTGCTCGGGATGGACGTGCGGGTCTACGGGGTCGTCATGATCGCCTACGCCATCATCGATGCCCTCGACAACCCGGTGCTCGGTTTCCTCAGTGACCGCACCCGCACCCGGTGGGGCCGTCGCCGCCCGTGGCTGCTTGTCGGCGCACCGGTGCTGGCGGTCGGCATGATCGCCCTGTTCACCGTGCCCGAGTCCCTGGACGGCACGGGGTTGGTGGTGTGGTTCGCGACGTTCGCGATCCTGTGCGAGGCCGCTGACTCGATGATCAACGCTAACTACGGTGCCCTGCTGCCCGAACTGTTCCCGCGGGAGCGGCAGCGGGCCGTCGCCAACGCGCTGCGCCAGGGATTCCAGCTGCTCGCGCTGGTCGTGTCGCTCGCCCTGACCCCCTGGCTGACGACCTCGGTCTTCGGCACCGAGCACAGCACGGAGGGCTTCACGATCACCGCGATCCTCTATGGGGTGCTGGCCTGTGCCGTGATCCTTTATATGGCCCTCGGGATCCGGGAGGACCCCCGCGCCGCGCAGGCCTCCCGGTCCCCGTTCCTGGCGACGGTCAGGGCGATCCTGAGCAATCCGCGCTTCTGGCAGATCGGCGTGGTCAGCGCGTGCTACCTCAGCGCCATGGGACTCGTGCTCACGGGGGTGCAGCTCTATGTGCGCTACTCCCTGGGGCTCCCGGTGGCCTACGCCCTCTATCTGCAGGGTGTCGTCATCCTCGCCACCGTCGGCTTCCTGGCGGTCTGGGCGCGGGTCGTGCGCCGCAGAGGCGCGCCCTTCACGTGGCGGCTGGCCCTCGCGCTCCTGGCGCTGGGTTTCGTCCCGCTCTACTTCGCGCACAACCTGCTGACCGCGATCCTCGCCGGTCTCTGCGTCGGGGTTGGCTATGGCGGGATGCTGGCCAGCAACGACCTGATCATCGCGCGGGTGCTGGACGAGGACACGGCCGTGCACGGCGCTCACCGAGAGGGCATGTTCCTGGCGGCCTTCGGCTTCTTCGGCCGCCTGGCAGGAGTCATCTCCGGGGTGGCGCTGGCATCACTGGGTTACCTCTTTGGCTATTACTCCGGCGACGATCCCGGCGCTCAGGCCGGGGCCGCCTGGCGGGCCTACGTCTGCCTCTATCCGATGGCGCTCGCCGCGCTCGGGGCGGGCCTGAGCATGTTCATCACGGTGCCCGCCAACCGCCGAGATCTCAGTCCGGAGGCCGTTGCGCCGAGCTCCTGA
- a CDS encoding MarR family winged helix-turn-helix transcriptional regulator, whose protein sequence is MPDDIARLAHDLRIACMRVSRRVRFETTSTIAPHQLSVIVRLAQSSYTSGELASIERVSAPSMSRTVSALVELGMVERASDSDDGRVVRLSLTDKGRGELDAHRARRDAWMTQRLDGLTDEERALLAGASDLLNRVFDE, encoded by the coding sequence TTGCCGGATGACATCGCCCGGCTCGCGCACGACCTGCGCATCGCGTGTATGCGCGTGTCGCGGCGTGTCCGCTTCGAGACCACCAGCACCATCGCGCCCCACCAGCTGAGCGTGATCGTGCGACTGGCCCAGTCGTCCTACACCTCTGGCGAGCTCGCCTCGATCGAGCGGGTGAGCGCCCCGAGCATGAGCCGCACCGTGAGCGCCCTCGTCGAGCTCGGGATGGTCGAGCGCGCCTCGGACAGTGACGACGGCAGGGTCGTCCGGCTGTCCCTGACCGACAAGGGCCGCGGTGAGTTGGATGCGCACCGGGCCCGCCGCGACGCCTGGATGACCCAGCGTCTGGACGGCCTCACCGACGAGGAGCGTGCACTGCTGGCCGGCGCCAGCGATCTGCTGAACCGGGTGTTCGACGAGTGA
- the pdxH gene encoding pyridoxamine 5'-phosphate oxidase, producing MTGDQGWRRRVEYAGAGLGEEQLAATPFQQISRWVQEARARQQEHGDVPEPDALSVATVDETGPDVRTVLMRFLDPRGPGFVTNLTSTKGRQLAARPQLAASLTWPSMFRAIRFRGVAEIVDRGEVEDYFRQRPWGARISAWASHQSAPATGRAALEQAYQEYAERFPDHGHPVDVPVPEHWGGVRLRPDRVEFWAGRVNRLHDRLVLTRVGEGNLDDAASWSLTRLQP from the coding sequence ATGACAGGTGACCAGGGATGGCGCAGACGGGTGGAGTATGCCGGGGCGGGCCTGGGGGAGGAACAGCTCGCGGCGACGCCATTCCAACAGATCAGCAGGTGGGTGCAGGAGGCGCGGGCCCGGCAGCAGGAGCACGGTGACGTTCCGGAGCCGGATGCGCTGTCGGTGGCCACCGTCGACGAGACCGGACCGGATGTGCGGACTGTGCTGATGCGCTTCCTGGACCCGCGCGGCCCCGGGTTCGTGACGAACCTGACCTCGACGAAGGGGCGGCAGCTCGCGGCTCGCCCGCAGCTCGCGGCGAGCCTGACCTGGCCCAGCATGTTCCGCGCGATCCGGTTCCGCGGCGTGGCTGAGATCGTGGACCGGGGCGAGGTCGAGGACTACTTCCGGCAGCGGCCGTGGGGGGCGCGGATCAGTGCCTGGGCATCGCACCAGTCAGCGCCGGCCACCGGCAGGGCGGCGCTGGAGCAGGCCTATCAGGAGTATGCCGAGCGGTTCCCGGACCACGGGCATCCAGTGGACGTGCCGGTGCCGGAACACTGGGGCGGGGTGCGCCTGCGGCCCGACCGGGTGGAGTTCTGGGCCGGACGGGTCAACCGGCTGCACGACCGCCTGGTGCTCACCCGCGTGGGGGAGGGAAACCTGGACGATGCCGCGTCCTGGTCCCTGACCCGGTTGCAGCCCTAG
- a CDS encoding cold-shock protein yields the protein MVPTGKVRFYDEEKGFGFLSSDEGEDVYVHASVLPSGVKSLSRGARVEFDIAQGRRGDQALHVRLLEPAPSVSKSMAIRDRKPAEEMAVVIEDLIKVLDDSSNSLRRGHYPDKRLSGALAKSLRAVADQFEAGV from the coding sequence ATGGTGCCCACGGGCAAGGTCAGGTTCTATGACGAGGAGAAGGGCTTCGGCTTCCTCTCCAGCGACGAGGGTGAGGACGTCTATGTCCATGCCAGCGTCCTCCCCTCCGGCGTCAAGTCACTCTCCCGGGGCGCCAGGGTCGAGTTTGACATCGCCCAGGGCCGGCGCGGCGACCAGGCGCTGCACGTCCGGCTCCTCGAGCCCGCGCCCTCGGTCAGCAAGTCCATGGCCATCCGTGACCGCAAGCCGGCCGAGGAGATGGCGGTGGTGATCGAGGACCTGATCAAGGTGCTCGACGACTCCTCCAACAGCCTGCGCCGAGGTCACTACCCCGACAAGCGGCTGTCCGGCGCGCTCGCCAAGAGCCTGCGCGCGGTCGCGGACCAGTTCGAAGCCGGGGTCTGA
- a CDS encoding NCS2 family permease — translation MSATAEQASRENPLHRYFQLQERGSTVGREVRGGIATFFTMAYIVVLNPLILTSVPDSTGNYLAGGEVAMVAAATALIAGLMTILMGVVANYPLGLAAGLGLNAIVAFGVATLPGMTWADAMGLIVLEGLVILILVLTGFREAVFYAVPAQLKIAISVGIGLFITIIGLFDAGIVRKPGGPTPVELGVGGYLAGWPTLVFVLGLVTIVVLYAKKIQGAILYGIIGATVLAVILESVLDIGGQTNAEGELVNPTGWGLNVPALPSEIVNVPDFGLLGQFSLLGSFERIGIVTVVLLVFSLMLADFFDTMGTMVAVGAEGDLLDEDGNPPSTRRILVVDSIAAAAGGAASVSSNTSYIESAAGVGEGARTGLASVVTGFMFLLATFLTPLVTIVPYEAATPALVVVGFLMMQQVAGIDWKDMEIAFPAFLTIVLMPFTYSITAGIGAGFLAFVLLKVVRGKSSAVHPLMWIIAGMFLIYFTLDPIRDLLGV, via the coding sequence ATGTCTGCCACCGCCGAACAGGCGTCCCGAGAGAACCCGCTGCACCGCTACTTCCAGCTCCAGGAGCGAGGATCCACTGTCGGCCGTGAGGTGCGTGGTGGGATCGCGACCTTCTTCACGATGGCCTACATCGTGGTGCTCAACCCGCTCATCCTGACCAGCGTTCCGGACAGCACCGGCAACTACCTGGCCGGCGGTGAGGTCGCCATGGTCGCTGCGGCCACAGCCCTGATCGCCGGGCTGATGACGATCCTGATGGGTGTCGTCGCCAACTATCCGTTGGGCCTGGCGGCCGGCCTGGGGCTCAACGCCATCGTGGCGTTCGGCGTCGCCACTCTCCCCGGAATGACCTGGGCGGACGCGATGGGACTGATCGTCCTGGAGGGCCTGGTCATCCTGATCCTGGTGCTCACCGGGTTCCGTGAGGCGGTCTTCTATGCCGTCCCCGCCCAGCTCAAGATCGCCATCAGTGTCGGCATCGGCCTGTTCATCACCATCATCGGACTCTTCGACGCCGGCATCGTGCGCAAGCCCGGCGGTCCCACGCCGGTCGAACTCGGGGTGGGCGGATACCTGGCCGGGTGGCCCACCCTGGTCTTCGTCCTCGGCCTCGTCACGATCGTCGTGCTCTATGCCAAGAAGATCCAGGGCGCCATCCTCTACGGCATCATCGGCGCCACCGTGCTGGCGGTGATCCTGGAGTCCGTGCTCGACATCGGCGGTCAGACCAACGCCGAGGGCGAGCTGGTGAACCCGACCGGGTGGGGCCTCAACGTGCCTGCGCTGCCCAGCGAGATCGTCAACGTCCCCGACTTCGGACTGCTGGGTCAGTTCAGCCTGCTGGGCTCGTTCGAGCGCATCGGCATCGTCACCGTGGTCCTGCTCGTCTTCAGCCTGATGCTGGCCGACTTCTTCGACACGATGGGCACAATGGTGGCGGTCGGCGCCGAGGGTGACCTGCTCGACGAGGACGGCAACCCGCCCAGCACCCGCCGGATCCTGGTCGTCGACTCCATTGCGGCCGCGGCAGGTGGTGCCGCGAGCGTCAGCAGCAACACGTCATACATCGAGTCGGCAGCCGGGGTGGGGGAGGGGGCCCGCACCGGCCTGGCGTCCGTTGTCACCGGGTTCATGTTCCTGCTCGCGACCTTCCTGACCCCGCTGGTCACCATCGTTCCCTATGAGGCGGCCACGCCGGCCCTGGTCGTGGTCGGCTTCCTGATGATGCAGCAGGTCGCCGGCATCGACTGGAAGGACATGGAGATTGCCTTCCCGGCCTTCCTGACCATCGTGCTGATGCCGTTCACCTACTCCATCACCGCCGGCATCGGCGCAGGATTCCTGGCCTTCGTCCTGCTGAAGGTCGTGCGCGGCAAGTCCTCCGCGGTGCACCCGCTGATGTGGATCATCGCGGGGATGTTCCTGATCTACTTCACCCTCGACCCGATCCGGGACCTGCTCGGCGTCTAA
- a CDS encoding MFS transporter: MFSSLSIKNYRIYATGGIVSNTGTWMGRVAQDWLVLTELTNNSAEALGIVTGLQFLPMLLLAPIAGAVSDRFPKRKTMIITQSLMALTAVAMGLLVVTGVATLWHIYLLAFIQGCAAAVDGPARQAFVSEMVPPTQISNAVGLNSASFHSGRLMGPALAGLLIAWFGTGPTLLINAASFVAVIGALLLMDVDTLTPAPVARGKGRIREGIAYVRHRPDIILIMALVFVHGTFGMNFQLTNALMSTEAFGKGVEEYGIVGSVMAIGSLGGALLAARREKPRLRYLLIAMGLFALCTLFVGLAPNFLFYTLMLIPTGLAALTVMVTANSMIQLSVAPEVRGRVMALYMAVFMGGTPVGSPVIGWIGETFGPRWTVLIATVTCGLAVIVATTYVMRTKDIRVRLQRERGNWLSVEYGPTEPVPERVS; this comes from the coding sequence ATGTTCAGCTCGTTGTCGATCAAGAACTATCGGATCTATGCCACGGGCGGCATCGTCTCCAACACGGGCACCTGGATGGGCCGCGTCGCCCAGGACTGGCTCGTCCTCACCGAGCTGACCAACAACTCTGCCGAGGCCCTCGGCATCGTCACGGGCCTGCAGTTCTTGCCGATGCTCCTGCTCGCCCCGATCGCCGGTGCCGTCAGTGACCGCTTCCCCAAGCGCAAGACCATGATCATCACCCAGTCCCTCATGGCGCTCACCGCCGTGGCGATGGGACTGCTCGTCGTCACCGGCGTGGCCACCCTGTGGCACATCTATCTGCTGGCGTTCATCCAGGGCTGCGCCGCCGCCGTCGACGGCCCGGCGCGGCAGGCCTTCGTCTCCGAGATGGTGCCCCCGACTCAGATCAGCAATGCGGTGGGTCTGAACAGCGCGTCCTTCCACAGCGGCCGCCTGATGGGCCCGGCGCTGGCCGGGCTGCTCATCGCCTGGTTCGGCACCGGGCCGACCCTGCTGATCAACGCGGCCTCCTTCGTCGCGGTGATCGGCGCGCTGCTGCTGATGGACGTCGACACCCTCACCCCCGCACCGGTGGCCAGGGGCAAGGGTCGGATCCGTGAGGGCATCGCCTATGTGCGGCACCGGCCGGACATCATCCTGATCATGGCGCTGGTCTTCGTGCACGGCACCTTCGGCATGAACTTCCAGCTCACCAACGCGCTGATGTCCACCGAGGCCTTCGGCAAGGGCGTGGAGGAGTACGGCATCGTCGGCTCGGTCATGGCGATCGGCTCCCTCGGTGGCGCGCTGCTGGCGGCGCGTCGGGAGAAGCCGCGGCTGCGCTACCTGCTGATCGCCATGGGGTTGTTTGCCCTGTGCACGCTCTTTGTCGGGTTGGCCCCGAACTTCCTCTTCTACACCCTGATGCTCATCCCGACCGGGCTTGCCGCGTTGACCGTGATGGTCACCGCCAACTCGATGATCCAGCTCAGTGTGGCCCCGGAGGTGCGGGGCCGGGTGATGGCCCTCTACATGGCCGTCTTCATGGGCGGCACCCCTGTCGGATCGCCGGTCATCGGCTGGATCGGGGAGACCTTCGGGCCCCGGTGGACGGTGCTCATCGCCACCGTGACGTGCGGTCTGGCGGTGATCGTTGCGACCACCTATGTCATGCGCACCAAGGACATCCGGGTCCGGCTGCAGCGCGAGCGGGGCAACTGGCTCAGCGTGGAATATGGGCCGACGGAGCCCGTGCCTGAGAGGGTGTCCTGA
- a CDS encoding ABC transporter ATP-binding protein yields the protein MDATLDSAPRENGRRRHGQLDGVRRDPKDKAQLAAHPVSAARVLALFRPHRFTLLTVLAMIVTSSTLGLATPFLAKALVDDAIPHQDVRLLLILVLAMVGVAAVNAVLGVVQTWMSTTVGQKIMHSLRTDVFTNLQRQSLSFFTRTRGGEVQSRLTHDISGLQGVVTSTATSLAGNIATVIGTLIAMVALSWQLALLSLIVIPPAVIISRSVARLRREATDKRQRALAGLHSQVEESLSVSGARLSKTLGAGPALAQRFFASSDDLLELEVAAQIAGRWRTATMGIVFAIIPALIYLIAGLPVTSEGITIGTLVAFIALQSGIFRPVMGLLSIGVQVTASMALFSRIFEYLDLTAEVPEPEQPAAFNPASAEGRVCLDKVTFRHTDGDRDALHEVDLTVPAGSHVAIVGPTGSGKSTLAALVSRLYDPTFGRVTLDGIDLRDLTSEQRAAVIGVVSQETYLLHDTVRENLRFARPGATDVQIEDAARAAQIHDVIVGLPQGYDTMVGARGHRFSGGEQQRLALARTLLRNPRVLILDEATSALDTRTELAVQRALDELGAGRTVITIAHRLSTVRHADQIVVLERGEIHERGSHDELMAAGGAYAALVRASERADEELLEEMLAA from the coding sequence ATGGATGCCACTCTTGACTCCGCACCCCGCGAAAACGGCCGCCGCCGTCACGGCCAACTCGACGGCGTACGCCGTGACCCCAAGGACAAGGCCCAGCTGGCCGCTCACCCGGTGAGTGCCGCGAGGGTCCTCGCACTCTTCCGCCCGCACCGGTTCACGCTGCTGACCGTGCTGGCGATGATCGTCACCAGCTCCACCCTCGGACTGGCCACCCCGTTCCTGGCCAAGGCCCTCGTGGACGACGCGATCCCGCACCAGGACGTGCGGCTCCTGCTGATCCTCGTGCTCGCCATGGTGGGCGTCGCCGCGGTCAACGCCGTGCTGGGTGTCGTGCAGACCTGGATGTCGACCACCGTCGGTCAGAAGATCATGCACAGCCTGCGCACCGACGTTTTCACCAACCTGCAGCGCCAGTCGCTGTCCTTCTTCACCCGCACCCGCGGGGGAGAGGTGCAGTCACGGCTGACCCACGACATCTCCGGACTGCAGGGCGTGGTCACCTCCACCGCCACCAGCCTGGCCGGCAACATTGCCACGGTCATCGGCACGCTGATCGCCATGGTCGCCCTCAGCTGGCAGCTCGCGCTGCTCTCCCTCATCGTGATCCCCCCGGCCGTCATCATCAGCCGCTCGGTCGCCCGACTCCGCCGCGAGGCCACAGACAAGCGCCAGAGGGCACTCGCCGGCCTGCACAGCCAGGTCGAGGAGTCCCTGTCGGTCAGTGGCGCCCGCCTGAGCAAGACGCTCGGTGCCGGCCCCGCGCTGGCACAGCGGTTCTTCGCCAGCTCGGACGACCTTCTCGAGCTGGAGGTCGCCGCCCAGATCGCCGGCCGGTGGCGCACCGCCACGATGGGCATCGTCTTTGCGATCATCCCCGCGCTCATCTATCTGATCGCCGGACTGCCGGTGACCTCCGAGGGCATCACGATCGGCACCCTGGTCGCCTTCATCGCGCTGCAGTCGGGCATCTTCCGCCCGGTCATGGGACTGCTGAGCATCGGTGTCCAGGTCACCGCCTCGATGGCCCTGTTCAGCCGCATCTTCGAATACCTCGACCTGACCGCCGAGGTCCCCGAGCCCGAGCAGCCGGCAGCCTTCAACCCGGCGTCTGCCGAGGGGCGAGTCTGCCTCGACAAGGTGACCTTCCGTCATACAGATGGAGACCGGGACGCCCTGCACGAGGTGGACCTGACCGTCCCCGCCGGGTCCCACGTGGCCATCGTCGGCCCCACCGGCTCGGGCAAGAGCACCCTCGCAGCGCTGGTCAGCCGCCTCTATGACCCCACCTTCGGGCGAGTCACCCTCGACGGGATCGACCTGCGCGACCTGACCTCCGAGCAGCGCGCCGCCGTGATCGGGGTGGTGTCGCAGGAGACCTACCTGCTGCACGACACGGTGCGGGAGAACCTGCGCTTCGCTCGCCCGGGGGCCACCGACGTGCAGATCGAGGACGCGGCCCGTGCGGCGCAGATCCACGACGTGATCGTTGGGCTGCCGCAGGGCTACGACACGATGGTCGGCGCTCGCGGACACCGGTTCTCCGGCGGCGAGCAGCAGCGCCTGGCCCTGGCCCGGACCCTGCTGCGCAACCCGCGCGTGCTCATCCTGGACGAGGCGACCAGCGCCCTCGACACCCGCACCGAACTCGCCGTGCAGCGAGCCCTCGACGAGTTGGGGGCCGGACGCACGGTCATCACGATCGCCCACCGCCTCTCCACGGTGCGTCACGCCGATCAGATCGTGGTCCTGGAGCGCGGCGAGATCCACGAGCGGGGATCCCACGACGAGCTCATGGCCGCCGGTGGTGCCTATGCCGCCCTGGTGCGGGCCAGCGAGCGGGCGGACGAGGAACTGCTTGAGGAGATGCTCGCCGCCTGA
- a CDS encoding iron chaperone → MTKTDDSTKLSAQEKAALRERTRELKAAKKGQEAEQAVLDAIAALSDAERPMAERVHALIKEAAPGLAARTWYGMPAYANAEGKVICFFKAASKFDVRYAELGFNEPANLDDGNMWPTAFALTKLTTAEEKRITALVKQAAS, encoded by the coding sequence ATGACCAAGACCGACGACAGCACCAAGCTGTCCGCCCAGGAGAAGGCTGCACTGCGAGAGCGCACGCGCGAGCTCAAGGCGGCCAAGAAGGGCCAAGAGGCTGAGCAGGCGGTGCTGGACGCGATCGCTGCCCTGTCCGACGCCGAGCGGCCGATGGCCGAGCGCGTGCACGCCCTGATCAAGGAGGCAGCGCCGGGGCTGGCGGCCAGGACCTGGTATGGCATGCCGGCCTACGCGAACGCCGAGGGGAAGGTCATCTGCTTCTTCAAGGCGGCCTCCAAATTTGACGTTCGGTATGCCGAGTTGGGGTTCAACGAGCCGGCCAACCTCGACGACGGCAACATGTGGCCAACCGCCTTCGCACTGACCAAGCTCACGACGGCCGAGGAGAAGCGGATCACCGCGTTGGTCAAACAGGCCGCGAGCTGA
- a CDS encoding gamma-glutamyltransferase family protein — protein MVSSTHWIASQTAMAMLEQGGNAFDAAVAGGFVLHLVEPHLNGPGGDLPAIIATAADPTPRVLCGQGAAPAAATAEHFRGLGMDRVPGAGPLAAAVPGAVDAWLLLLRDHGSMSPAQVLAPAQHYARHGHPLVARVGTTVAAVQEIFESDWTTSADVWLPGGRPPRAGELFRNLAWADTLDRLVAAGEGAGTREARVEAVRTAWSQGFVADAVDHFARRAFRHSDGRVAPGVITGQDLAAFSATWEPAVVREWQGHSIAKAGPWGQGPALLQVLGILDALGDPPDPDTAEGVHALAEAWKLAMADREAWFGDSGDEPVPVDDLLDPAYLGERAALVGRGADRTVRPGSPGGRAPRMAEFAGLTEAVGVAPGVGEPTVTREREQAPREDRGEPDVGPDGVTRGDTCHLDVVDRWGNIVSATPSGGWLQSSPVIPELGFPLGSRLQMMWLEQGLPSSLRPGRRPRTTLTPTLVLCDGQPVLACGSPGGDQQDQWQSLFLLRHLAHGASLQEAIDAPAFHTTSFPGSFEPRITEPGVLVIEDRYPETVRSALADWGHEVLEQGPWTLGRMCAVARDPESGLLSAGANPRGMQGYAVGR, from the coding sequence ATGGTCTCCAGCACGCACTGGATCGCCTCCCAGACCGCGATGGCGATGCTCGAGCAGGGTGGCAACGCCTTCGACGCCGCGGTCGCCGGGGGTTTCGTGCTGCACCTGGTCGAGCCCCACCTCAACGGCCCGGGCGGCGACCTGCCGGCGATCATCGCCACGGCCGCTGACCCCACGCCGCGGGTGCTGTGCGGACAGGGCGCGGCCCCGGCGGCTGCCACGGCGGAGCACTTCCGAGGGTTGGGGATGGACCGGGTGCCAGGGGCGGGTCCGCTGGCTGCCGCCGTCCCGGGAGCGGTCGACGCCTGGCTCCTCCTGCTGCGCGACCACGGGAGTATGTCGCCCGCCCAGGTCCTCGCTCCCGCCCAGCACTACGCGCGTCACGGCCACCCGCTGGTTGCCCGGGTGGGCACGACCGTGGCTGCGGTCCAGGAGATCTTCGAGAGTGACTGGACCACCTCGGCCGACGTCTGGCTGCCCGGCGGGCGGCCTCCGCGCGCGGGGGAGTTGTTCCGCAACCTCGCCTGGGCGGACACCCTGGACCGGCTCGTGGCTGCCGGAGAGGGCGCCGGCACGCGTGAGGCGCGGGTCGAGGCGGTGCGCACCGCCTGGTCCCAGGGTTTTGTCGCGGACGCGGTCGACCATTTCGCCCGGCGTGCGTTCCGCCACTCCGACGGCCGCGTCGCCCCAGGCGTCATCACCGGGCAGGACCTGGCCGCCTTCTCGGCCACCTGGGAGCCGGCCGTGGTGCGCGAGTGGCAGGGGCACTCGATCGCTAAGGCCGGGCCGTGGGGCCAGGGGCCTGCGCTCCTGCAGGTGCTCGGCATACTCGATGCCCTCGGAGACCCACCCGACCCAGACACGGCCGAGGGCGTGCACGCCCTCGCCGAGGCGTGGAAGCTCGCCATGGCCGACCGCGAGGCGTGGTTCGGGGACTCTGGCGACGAGCCGGTGCCCGTCGATGACCTGCTCGACCCTGCCTACCTGGGGGAGCGTGCAGCGCTCGTCGGGAGGGGTGCAGATCGCACGGTGCGACCCGGCTCACCGGGTGGCCGCGCTCCCCGGATGGCTGAGTTCGCGGGCCTGACCGAGGCGGTCGGGGTGGCTCCCGGCGTCGGGGAGCCGACGGTCACCCGCGAGCGGGAGCAGGCGCCACGTGAGGATCGGGGCGAACCCGACGTGGGCCCCGATGGGGTGACCCGCGGCGACACCTGCCACCTCGACGTCGTCGACCGCTGGGGCAATATCGTCTCGGCCACCCCGAGCGGTGGGTGGTTGCAGAGCTCGCCGGTCATCCCCGAGCTCGGCTTTCCGCTCGGCAGCCGCCTGCAGATGATGTGGCTGGAGCAGGGTCTGCCCTCCTCGCTGCGACCGGGCAGGCGTCCGCGCACCACCCTGACGCCGACCCTCGTTCTGTGCGACGGGCAGCCGGTGCTCGCCTGCGGCTCGCCCGGCGGCGACCAGCAGGACCAGTGGCAGTCGCTCTTCCTGCTGCGCCACCTGGCCCATGGGGCGAGCCTGCAGGAAGCGATTGACGCGCCCGCCTTCCACACCACGAGTTTCCCGGGGTCGTTCGAGCCCAGAATCACCGAGCCCGGCGTGCTCGTCATCGAGGACCGCTATCCGGAGACCGTGCGCTCGGCGCTCGCCGACTGGGGCCACGAGGTCCTGGAGCAGGGTCCGTGGACGCTCGGCCGGATGTGCGCCGTGGCCCGGGACCCCGAGAGTGGTCTGCTCAGCGCGGGTGCGAACCCGCGCGGCATGCAGGGCTACGCCGTCGGTCGCTGA